Below is a window of Gossypium hirsutum isolate 1008001.06 chromosome A12, Gossypium_hirsutum_v2.1, whole genome shotgun sequence DNA.
ttaagtttgttattattgacaaagcatgaaaataatgttatagtagagttttcttacataaggtcctatgttcttgatatgttaatgaagagaaaataagagaaagtgatgagaaatggtgtagaaaaagaaaataagggtgttataacatggtaattaatatcttgtactaaaacagttttggacagcagcagtagtctaaatttgaaaaatcatcaaaaattgtataaatctaattataggatgaataaaatatgaaattaaatcttattaactttagtttcttatagaataaatgatgtaagcaatagaattgtaaatcatgagatatgatgaattttgtgagacaaggtcagaatgatttcgggttcccttgttctaactttgtaaaatcataaaaaatggataaaaataattaggggattaaatttatatttttagaataattaatgagtctattttcaatagaaacaaatgggaacatcattcgaattctgtacaaggagataattaatttttagtgaaaaagggccagaactgttagacagtagaacaagggtaactttaaagaataaactgtacttattggataaaccaaaaattgtgaaaattttatggtaagaatatatatgagtctggtttctgggaaaattattttatcttaatttggagttctatagctccagatataaataatttagtgactatgacgtagatagacaacttgaatatttgtaaaagtaaataataaaaattatggataatgttacttataagtgtgttatctacattaaggatgtgggatggggaggaggaagaaaaatatgtatgaatattcatctagcatggctaatttgtacattttaggctcagggactaaattgaataaaagtaaaactttatgggtaattttgtaaaaatgtcaaaaatgaccaaattgcatgaaatggattattttattatttaaattacaaaattgaatgaaattattaatttagttcaagatcgggggaaaacatgttttagggattaaattgaaaagtgttgaaattatggaaaattctgatattttatagaattcatggactgttatcaatacatatgagaataatagctggaaataaggattaaattacaagaattttattttcctgaccctaaggatgaaatagtcattaattaaaagtttagaggcaaaatggtaattttccctagtgcattaattaaatgcattagaatttgaaatgaatgaaaatggtgatcaaatttatttataaagatctggACGACTCAactatgagacttgatcgtggaaaagaaaagatatcagattaatgaaattataaacacaaacaagcaatgaggtaagttcgtgtaacttgaattatattcttaaatgcttgagattgcatgttattgatgtgaatatgagtTGAACGTTCattgtataaaaattaatgaaacactgatgtatttgataaaaaggggaagaaatcccagttgaatgaaaggaaatttcgatggatctctgaaaaggaattgacggtaaaaaggatctagcccggacgggtgatcctattctgatatagccctcccgaagaatacgcgtaaaatagatttagcccggacgggtaatccgaattaggtctgaatttagcctgaactggtaattcagatccaagctcgttagagtaattgtcgttgcaggggatttagcttggactggtaatcccgacaataatctatgagtttatattacaggggatttagcctggactggtaatcccactataaggatgaggttcgcgagagtgtgctctctgatatgaaatgtgtaagaccatggttgaaagataccatggcaacctgatatgaaatgtgaaagaccatggttgaaagataccatggcagcctgatatgaaatgtgtaagaccatggttgaaagataccatggcaacatgatatgaaatgaacaagaccatggttgaaagataccatggcaacatgacagaaaatgagtaaaaccatagttgaaagacactatggcatcatgtcaaagataaataaggccgtggatgggagacgctatgacatctgttgaacaattgatatttaggtaatatgtatcagatgacgaatgattatatgaaatggttgtgtgaaatgtttacaagaactggtcatatggaaatatatgtacaaaatagttgtatgaaataattatgaagatagaaataagtataagtacatggaatataatttatgttaagatataagctattactggaataaatatacataaaatatatggaaatgatggagcatgaaatattgatataatgaaatgaatgatatatgcttatgaagaaacagtaagagcATGATaagtttcatgacatgtacatatatgattatctttgatatgctgatacaaggaaattatgtaagttgagactattattaaactcaagtacgatatgtcgagaaaatagatatatcaatgttgaatttatatgagataagtgcaagtatactaacaatgtttcTGTTTGATGCTTACacaagtgccaaactgttgattgaatggtaatatatttatttatatgatgcattgactcggtaagaatttaaatttttttaagtgatctgcaaatggtagtaatgctccgaaaccctgttccggcagcagatacgggttaggggtgttacatgcccaAAACATTTACTTATAAACCTTGATCAAATAATATTCATCAAACCCTTCAAAATTAGCAAATTTTCTTTCATTCATTTGATTACCTCTTAAGGATTATGCACCacatttacattcaaaatataaaacatttacaagTGACAAACACtaaacctagtacatgccacatttCTAAAAGATAGACGCATCACCAAAATTGAGCTGAGGTCGGGATTGACTCGGATGCTTGACTGAACTTCAACTTTACCTAACCTGCCCActggaaacaaccgtacgctgagtattggaaatactcagtggtattatcataattcaaattataacaacaataaaatatcataacataCATAGATAATTAGTaaatcatacatacaaatcatatatataaattcgTACCAAACTATCATATTTCCATTATATCATTTCCAATGATAAATCCAATAAATCATCAATGAGATTTCAAATAACTCATGAACCTTTGATTCATCTCTCAAccacatataattattcaattcacatttcaaatataaatacttcgtgaacctttggttcatgccttcaatctctttacaaatttcatttcacattctatcttacaatatcactttctcatttcattcgatagctcaattaatcaaattcatttgattttattatttcattgattttcccctattaacatgactcaatTTTGGCAGATAcgcggatccaaccaaacacacctgAATGGCAACCAACgtctcatcggatagttcgaagcaaataaGTGACGACCAACGTCTCATCGGCTAAGCCGAAGCAAAGTGGCAACCAacgcctcatcgaatctatccgaagtaataATGATACaccaagtgtctcatcgactcgaagtcgaagtatcCTTGAAcctttccaatcctatggcatgccaactatatccactaagcccgactagttaatagggtattagaTTACTTCCTCTATTTCAGTCAATTCACATCAATTACACTTTGACCacattttctcacatatttctcaaTTCAAATTCATATGCACACCAACATTACTCaattcaatcatacaattcaatttcacatgcatatatttattcatcaaataaatctaattcacattcaacttAAATATCAACATTTACCTCGCATTCAAATTCCatacacatatattaaaattaaacatttaataataaataacttgaattataataatacaaaCCGATAATTTTCTCGAACTAttcctcgatcactttttcctttccctttgtATTCGACACCTCAGTTTCCTTGTTTGCTACGAAAATTAGCATAAgtacaattaattaataacacacatattttatataaaataataacttttcatgcaacttttacttaaatcccaaatttgtcctaaccattttcatcttcttcctttttacaattcacatcattttcttattcaatttccatcaaaacttcaatataaccatcaaattttcattattttaccataatttcaaacttatttaaatttagcccctaaactcaaaacttatagcctagtttacaatttagtcctctaatcAATTCTAATTAACAATTCTATCAATTTTGAtccctaatttcatcatttattcaacataaaccctactcaaAGGTCTATCAAATTTCAATAGTTCCACACAAATTCAAGAGTACTTTACTATCAGACTCCAAAAACATCAATAGCACaaagaaagggacttaattgacttaccaatttaacttcCAAGCTTTCGAaccctaatttctcctttttattttcttttcttcttacttTCCCCAATTTTCGTGACTTTCTCTGTAacttttctattctattttttttatgatttgtttattattaCTTTCATTTACTaagttaataattaataaaatatctaattaatacaaataaaaatactatATGTGTATtgatacacacatgtacacatgtATTAATCccataccatacatttgtcattatcttaattaatagataataataataataataataataataataataataatagtaagtaaatatcttttacttaataaataagtaaatatatattatacatttgtactaataatttaaatacacatgTACTCATTCTCTAGCATACACATGTCactaatttggtttaattactaatttaatcctttatcccTTTCTCTATTCTATGATTAAGCTTTTATGCtctactcaatttagtcctttctactaattacttctaataaaaataacttcagctaattaaaatctaattcaacccataactaacttcgtaaatatttttaataaatatttacggacttgttttcctaagacggaggccctaaaTTTACTTTTTCGGTGCCCGTGAAATATGgatcattacatttctcccccttaaataaatttcgtcctcaaaatttacctgagaaTAGATGGGGGTACTGAGctctcatggtttcttccggttcccaagttgcttcttccacCTTATGACTTTTCCATAGCACTTTCACTAGAGGAACcgttttatttcttaattcttttatcTCTCGTGCTAGAATCTCAActagttcttcttcataagtcaaatCCGGTTGAATCTCAATATCTTCAATAGAAATGACAtgagaaggatctgatctatatttgcgtagcattgaaacatggaaaacatcgtGTATCTTTTGTAATTTCggaggtaaagctaatcgataagcaactggtccaattctttctacaatttcatatggcccaatgtaACGAGGGCTCaatttacctttccgaccaaatctcaacgctttcttccacggagaaactttaagaaatactttatccCTAACTGAATACTCAATGTCCCGTCGTTTCAAATCAATGTAGGACTTTTGTCTATCAAATGTAGCTTTTTTGTATTTTGTTGACTGTCTCTTctgtttcttgaatcaattccggtccaatcacttttctttcattcaattcggTCCAACACACAGGTGATCTACATcttcgtccatacaaagcttcatacggagccatctgaatacttgattggaaactattattatacacaaattcagctaaaggtaaataacgttcccaacctgattcaaaatcaatgatacaagcccgaagcatatcttctaatatttgaattacccATTCGGATTGTCCGTCAGTCTGCAGATGAAATGCTGTGCTGAAATTAAGCCGTGTGCCTAGTGACTTATATAATTGTCTCTAAAATCTTGATGTCAATCAAGGATCTCGATCTGAGATTATAGATATTGGAATACCATGCAATCTAAAAATTTCTCAAATATACACTTCTGCAAGCTTCTGCAATGACCAATCTATTTTGACTGCTATAAAATGCGCTGACTTAGTAAGtcgatcaactattacccaaatagcattctttttgcTCGCCGACAGTGGCAATCCcataacaaaatccattgtgatacgatcccatttccacttaggaatacttatcggctgaagcaatccagtagGAACCTGATGTTCTGCCTTTACTTGCCGACATGTAAGACATTTACCAACATATTCaactatatctcttttcattccgggCCACCAATATAGATTTCGTAGATCACGATACATCATTGTGCCTCCTGGGTGTAAAGCAAATGAACCATCATGTGCCTCTCGGAGtattaactctttcaattcagaTTTAGCGGGAACACAAACTCGATCTCGGCACCTTAAGCATCCATGTGcatccaaatcttcaaggcaaaaatcactgctgctagctccaaatcatgagttggatagttaCGCTCATATGGTTTCAACTAacgagatgcataagctattATTTTCCCCTCTTGCATCATTACACAGCCTAAACCACTTAATAAAGCATCActatatataataaaatcattTCCTAATTCTGGTAACGTCAAAATtggtgcctctgtcaacatttgcttcaacttttcaaaactttcttGGCACTGATCATCCCATACAAATGGCACATTCTTTTGTAGCAGTTTGGTCATCGGTAGAGCTATCTTCGataatccatttacaaatcttctataatacccaACTAAACCAAGAAAACTACGTGCCTCTGATACGTTTCTTGGCGGTTTCCACTGTACAatggcttcaatcttctttggatcaacTTGGATTCCATCTGCAGATACTACATGACCCGGGAATAAAACCTCtgacaaccaaaattcacatttgttgAGCTTTccatacaattgtttttcccgTAATATCTGCAGTGCAATCCTGAGATGTTGATTATGCTCTGAATTTGATTTCGAATAGactagtatatcatcaataaaaactactacaaaccagtctaaatatggttgaaagatacgattcatgagatctataaaatcagctagagcatttgtcaacctgaatggcattactaagaactcatagtgaccataccttgtaTGGAAGGCTGTCTTTTGAACGTcgctttcttttactttcaactggTAGTAGCCTAATCTTaagtcaatcttcgaaaatacaaaactcctctcaactgatcaaacaaatcatcaatgtgaggaagtggatacttgttcttgattgttactttattcaactgtctataGTCAATGCAGAGTCGCATcgagccatctttcttcttaacaaataacactgAAGCTCCCCACGATGATATGCTCGGTTGAATAAAACCAGGGTCTAATAAGTCTTGCAACTGTATCTTCAGCTCTTTTAACTCTGTAGGTGACATCCGGTAAGGAGGTATAGAGATTGGAGCTATGCCGGGATAAACCTCAATAGCGAACTTGACCTCCCTATCTGGCGGtgaacccggtaattcttcaggaaatacatcaagAAACTCACAAATTGTCTGAATTTTACCACACTGGCTTCCAATTGAAtctgaattaataacatatgccaaatGTGCTGAACAATCCTGCTGAAGTAACTTACTAGCCTTTATTACTGAAATAATTCGTGCTGGCCCACTAGTAtgaataccatttacttcaacCCGACTTTCACTCACTGTCTGAATGCTGAATCTCTTTTTATAGCTGTCTAAGATCACTTCATGTTCagataaccagtccattcccaatattatatcaaaatccccaaatggcataaTTAACAAGTCAACCAGAAAAGTTTTATTCTGTATAATCAACGAGCATCTTGGACAGACCTGGTTCACTAACACTGTTTGCCCCAACGGACTCGACACCTCAATAAGCACTCtagatattttgaattttaattttgccgattcaactaattttgaattaatataggaATGTGAAGATCCAGGATTAATTAAAGCATGAACAGGCtcaaaatataatagaaatatacctGTTACCACATCATAAGCATCACCTTCTTCTCGGGTTCTGACCACATATGTTCTAGCCGGCCCCCTAACTTCAGACTGCTGGGTCACTATGTCATTCCCTCTTCTAGTACCTCCTCCTCTAGATATTGATCCACCTCTACCCGATCCTCTGCCTCTAGCAATAGAGACCGATCTCTGTGATGTCACAGGTGTAGCACTATCATTTTTCGGGCAATTTTTAATATAATGATCTGTAgatccatatttaaaacatcatctGGTCAATCTCCAGCATTCACCTCTGTGCTTTTTCCCACAATGTTCACAATCCATCTCGGGACGGACCTCTTACATTACGGATGGATACTGTAGTTTGTTTCCCCTGactcttttctcttttatctGATCTAAAACTGGGTCTCCATCCACTTCAGGAATCCCTGGATCTTTTAGGTAAAGGGTTTGAACTTCTAGTTCCCATACATTTCCCAACCAATTTAGAAGTTTCAAACTTTTTGTCAAATCCTAAGACTTGCTCTACCATCTTTGCCCGCTCaatcaaatcaacaaatttagTGATACGTTGAGATACCAACTGTAATTTGATCTCATTTTGCAGACCCCGTAAAAATCTCTTACAACTGTCAAGTTCAGTTGGAATAAACTCTGAGGCGTATCTACTGAGTCTCAAGAATTCCTTTTCATAATCTATTATTAACATGTCACCTTGTTTCAATGTCAAAAACTCTTGTTTCTTGTCTTCGATATACATTTCTccgatatatttcttttgaaactctttCTGAAATAGATCGCAAGTTATCTGATTCTCTAGTAAATGTCGAaccactgattcccaccataCATAAGCCTCCCATTGCAGTAATGATACAACACATAACAAATTTTCCCGAGGGGTGCATTCTAGTTGTTGCTATACTCTCTTGGTCGACTCCATCCAATTTTTAGCTATGGACAGATCAACTCCTTTCAGACCTGAGAATTCTGTGGCACCATATTTTTTTAGTTCCTTAATTGGGCCCCGTTATGGAACAGATACAGTCGTAGTAGTAGGTATAGACTCCACTACTCATTGAAGAGCATCAGCTAATATTTTTACTAATTCAGATTCATTTCTACCTTTTTCATCCCTTTCTACATTAGGGGGTTGGTTTCTAACTGGATTTACACTGGGAGTAGCTGACTCTATTTCATCTAAATCATATGATTCTTCATCCCCAGTGAACATTTCTTCATTTATATCATCAAGGTGTTCATCAGACATATTTAAtctatgaaataaaaacaaacaaataggtCAGCATCCAAAAATCCCGACTTAGTTTTGACTTGACTGTGGCATTTACTTCTACACTCTCTTACGAGCTTGATTTAGTCCGAGAGTTGGCTAATCCTGATAGCTCTTATACcaaaaaaaatgtaacaccccttaacctcaacccgtcgtcggaacagggttacgaggcgtTGCCAAAATTAAACACCAATAACGAACAACACCGAGTCATTaatctatatttcaatttaaaatttcttaaattccACCTTTaagtccctaatatggacctacgaggcccaaaatatacttaGAAAGTGTTTTGGGATTAAACCGGGAACTTTGTAAACTTTTCCTTGAGaataggggcacacggccgtgtggcctgggacatgcccgtggtCAGATCTGACTTACTCACACGACTGTAGGACTATCCTGTGGGCAAGTCTAactttgccacacggcctgggcatacgcccatgtgacttggcattgtgaaaacatgatttttctccattttaaagctattttcacatactaaacacacctaattcatgcccaaaacatttacttataaatattgatcaaataacattcatcaaacccttcaaacttagcaaattttctttcattcatttcattacctcttaaggattatgcaccacatttacattcaaaatataaaacatttacaagTGATAAACACtaaacctagtacatgccacatttCTAAAAGATAAATGCATCACCAAAATTGAGCTGAGGTCGGGATTGACTCGGATGCTTGATTGAACTTCAATTTTACCTAACCTGACCAcgggaaacaaccgtacgctgagtattgaAAATACTTAGtggtattatcataattcaaattataacaacaataaaatatcataacatacatagataattagcaaatcatacatacaagtcatatatataaattcataccaAACTATCATATTTCCATTATCTCATTTCCAATGATAAATCCAGTAACTCATCAATGAGATTTCAAATAACTCATGAACCTTTGATTCATCTCTCAAccacatataattattcaattcacatttcaaatataaatacttcatgaacctttggttcatgccctcaatctctttacaaatttcatttcacattccatcttacaatatcactttctcatttcatttgatagctcaattaatcaaattcatttgattttattatttcacttattttcccctattatcatgactcggactttggcggatacacggatccaaccaaacacacctgAATGGCGACCAACgtctcatcggatagttcgaagcaaataaGTGACGACCAACGTCTCATCCGCTAAGCCGAAGCAAAGTGGCAACCAacgcctcatcgaatctatccgaagtaataATGATACaccaagtgtctcatcgactcgaagtcgaagtatcCTTGAAcctttccaatcctatggcatgccaactatatccactaagcccgactagttaatagggtattagaTTACTTCCTCTATTTCAGTCAATTCACATCAATTACACTTTGACCacattttctcacatatttctaaacTCAAATTCATATGCACACCAACATTACTCaattcaatcatacaattcaatttcacatgcatatatttattcatcaaataaatctaattcacattcaacttaaatatcaatatttacctcacattcaaattccatacacatatattaaaattaaacatttaataagaaataacttgaattataataatacaaaCCGATATTTTTCTCGAACTAttcctcgatcactttttcctttcccttcgtATTCGACGTCTCGATTTCCTTGTTTGCTACGAAAATTAGAATAAGTACAAATAATTAATGacacacatattttatataaaataataacttttcatacAACTTTTACCTAAGTCCCAAATTTGTCCTAaccattttcatcttcttcctttttacaattcacatcattttcttattcaatttccatcaaaacttcaatataactatcaaattttcattattttaccataatttcaaacttctttcaatttagcccataaactcaaaacttatagcctagtttacaatttagtcctctaatcAATTCTAATTAACAATTCTATCAATTTTGAtccctaatttcatcatttattcaacTTAAACCATACTCAAAAGTCTATCAACTTTCAATATTTCCACACAAATTCAAAAGTACTTTACTCAAagactccaaaaacatcaaaatcacaaagaaaatgacttaattgacttaccaatttaacttccaagctttcaaaccctaatttctcctttttcttttcttttcttctttctttccccaATTTTCGTGACTTTCTCTGTAacttttctattctattttttttatgatttgtttattattaCTTTCATTTACTaagttaataattaataaaatatctaattaatacaaataaaaatactacATGTGTAttcatacacacatgtacacatgtATTAATCccacaccatacatttgtcattatctcaattaatagataataataataataataataataagtaaataataaataagtaaatatatattatacatttgtactaataatttaaatacacatgTACTCATTCTCTAGCATATACATGTCACtgatttggtttaattactaatttaatcctttatcccTTTCTCTATTCTATGATTAAGCTTTTATGCtctactcaatttagtcctttctctaattaaaaataaattcacctaattaaaatctaattcaacccataactaacttcgtaaatatttttaataaatatttacggactcgtTTTCCTAAGACGGAAGCCCTAAATTCACTTTTTTGGTGCCCGTGAAATATGGGTCGTTAcacgtagagccttataagggacaacatgattatgtttgattaatgtttatatgataatgtgttcatgaatgagaaatgtatgttATATGTTGTAATTGATCAGTAATGCCTTGTAG
It encodes the following:
- the LOC121211359 gene encoding uncharacterized protein; this encodes MSDEHLDDINEEMFTGDEESYDLDEIESATPSVNPVRNQPPNVERDEKVVRHLLENQITCDLFQKEFQKKYIGEMYIEDKKQEFLTLKQGDMLIIDYEKEFLRLSRYASEFIPTELDSCKRFLRGLQNEIKLQLVSQRITKFVDLIERAKMVEQVLGFDKKFETSKLVGKYHYIKNCPKNDSATPVTSQRSVSIARGRGSGRGGSISRGGGTRRGNDIVTQQSEVRGPARTYVVRTREEGDAYDVVTVLVNQVCPRCSLIIQNKTFLVDLLIMPFGDFDIILGMDWLSEHEVILDSYKKRFSIQTVSESRVEVNGIHTSGPARIISVIKASKLLQQDCSAHLAYVINSDSIGSQCGKIQTICEFLDVFPEELPGSPPDREVKFAIEVYPGIAPISIPPYRMSPTELKELKIQLQDLLDPGFIQPSISSWGASVLFVKKKDGSMRLCIDYRQLNKILREKQLYGKLNKCEFWLSEVLFPGHVVSADGIQVDPKKIEAIVQWKPPRNVSEARSFLGLVGYYRRFVNGLSKIALPMTKLLQKNVPFVWDDQCQESFEKLKQMLTEAPILTLPELGNDFIIYSDALLSGLGCVMMQEGKIIAYASR